A genomic segment from Bos mutus isolate GX-2022 chromosome 27, NWIPB_WYAK_1.1, whole genome shotgun sequence encodes:
- the TM2D2 gene encoding TM2 domain-containing protein 2: protein MVLGGYPVSYLLLCGQAALLLGNLLLLHCVSRSHSHNATAEPELTSAGAAHPEGSPGAASWEYGDPHSPVILCSYLPDEFIECEDPVDHVGNTTAFQELGYGCLKFGGQAYRDVEHTRVQCRALDGIECASPRTFLRENKPCIKYTGHYFITTLLYSFFLGCFGVDRFCLGHTGTAVGKLLTLGGLGIWWFVDLILLITGGLMPSDGSNWCTIY from the exons ATGGTGCTGGGGGGTTACCCGGTGAGTTACTTACTTCTGTGCGGCCAGGCGGCTCTGCTGCTGGGAAATCTACTGCTGCTGCATTGTGTGTCTCGGAGCCACTCGCACAACGCCACCGCCGAGCCCGAGCTCACATCCGCTGGCGCCGCCCACCCAGAGGGCTCCCCCGGCGCTGCCAGCTGGGAGTATGGCGACCCCCACTCTCCAGTCATCCTTTGCTCTTACCT ACCCGATGAATTTATAGAATGTGAAGACCCAGTGGATCATGTTGGAAACACAACAGCATTCCAGGAACTTGGTTATGGTTGTCTCAAG TTTGGGGGTCAGGCCTACAGAGATGTGGAGCACACTCGCGTGCAGTGCCGGGCCCTGGATGGAATTGAGTGTGCCAGCCCAAGGACCTTCCTCCGAGAGAACAAACCTTGTATAAA GTATACCGGACACTACTTCATAACCACTTTGCTCTACTCTTTCTTCCTGGGATGTTTTGGAGTAGATCGTTTCTGCCTGGGACACACTGGCACAGCAGTGGGGAAGCTCTTGACCCTTGGAGGACTTGGGATTTGGTGGTTTGTTGACCTTATTTTGCTGATCACTGGAGGACTGATGCCCAGTGACGGCAGCAATTGGTGCACCATTTACTAA
- the HTRA4 gene encoding serine protease HTRA4 encodes MARPLQRPAGLGPFVLLWLLLPAPSGRGVQAGRAWPVPRCPAACEPTRCPPLPRCSVGTAPVLDRCGCCRVCAAAEGEACGGPLGRPCAPGLQCLAPRAPRLLGGRPLGTCGCPAAGATVCGSDGRTYRSLCALRAENRAARLRGALPAVPVQKGDCGDPGTGSAGWLRNKFNFIASVVEKVAPSVVHLQLFRRSPLGSEDVPVSSASGFIVSEDGLIVTNAHVLTNQQRIQAELQSGVQYEATVKDIDHKLDLALIKIEPNTDLPVLLLGKSSDLRAGEFVVALGSPFSLQNTVTAGIVSTTQRGGKELGLKDSDMDYIQTDAIINHGNSGGPLVNLDGNVIGINTLKVTAGISFAIPSDRIRQFLAEFHERQLKGKALSQKKYLGLRMLPLTMNLLQEMKRQDPEFPDVASGVFVHEVIQGTAAESSGLKDHDVIVSINGLPVTTTTDVIEAVKANDSLSLLIRRKSQTLILTVTPEIIN; translated from the exons ATGGCCAGACCCCTGCAGCGGCCTGCCGGGCTCGGACCCTTCGttctgctgtggctgctgctgcccgCGCCAAGTGGGCGCGGGGTCCAGGCCGGACGGGCCTGGCCCGTGCCGCGCTGCCCAGCGGCCTGCGAACCCACGCGCTGCCCCCCGCTGCCCCGGTGCTCGGTGGGGACCGCGCCGGTGCTCGACCGCTGCGGGTGCTGCCGGGTCTGCGCCGCGGCCGAGGGCGAGGCTTGCGGCGGGCCGCTGGGCCGGCCGTGCGCCCCGGGACTGCAGTGCCTCGCGCCGCGCGCGCCCCGGCTCCTCGGCGGCCGCCCGCTGGGCACCTGCGGCTGCCCGGCGGCGGGGGCGACAGTGTGCGGCAGCGACGGGCGGACCTACCGCAGCCTGTGCGCGCTCCGCGCCGAGAACCGCGCCGCGCGCCTCCGTGGTGCGCTCCCGGCAGTGCCGGTGCAGAAGGGGGACTGTGGGGACCCAG GGACCGGAAGTGCAGGCTGGCTCAGGAACAAGTTCAACTTCATCGCCTCAGTGGTGGAGAAGGTGGCCCCGTCCGTGGTCCATTTACAGCTGTTCCGCAG GTCACCTCTCGGCAGTGAGGATGTTCCTGTGTCCAGTGCCTCTGGGTTCATAGTGTCTGAGGATGGGCTCATTGTTACCAACGCCCACGTCCTCACTAACCAGCAGCGGATCCAGGCGGAGCTGCAGAGTGGGGTCCAGTATGAAGCCACCGTCAAGGACATTGACCATAAACTGGATCTTGCCCTGATCAAGATTGAGCCAAAT ACTGACCTCCCTGTACTGCTGCTGGGAAAGTCATCTGACCTGCGAGCTGGCGAGTTCGTGGTGGCCTTGGGGAGCCCGTTTTCACTGCAGAACACAGTGACGGCAGGAATTGTCAGCACCACCCAGCGAGGGGGCAAAGAGCTTGGGCTGAAGGATTCAGACATGGATTATATCCAGACGGATGCCATAATTAAT CACGGGAATTCTGGGGGGCCTCTAGTGAACTTG GATGGTAATGTGATTGGCATAAACACACTGAAGGTGACTGCAGGAATCTCCTTTGCAATTCCCTCGGATCGCATTCGGCAGTTCTTGGCCGAATTCCATGAGCGCCAGCTGAAAG GAAAGGCTCTCTCACAGAAGAAATATCTGGGTCTGCGCATGCTACCCCTCACAATGAA TCTGCTTcaagaaatgaaaaggcaagatcCAGAATTCCCTGACGTGGCTTCTGGGGTTTTTGTACATGAGGTGATTCAAGGAACAGCTGCTGAAAG ctctgggTTGAAAGACCACGATGTAATTGTCAGCATAAACGGACTGCCTGTCACCACGACAACCGATGTGATTGAAGCTGTTAAGGCCAATGATTCACTTTCCCTCCTGATTCGTCGGAAAAGTCAAACTTTGATCCTGACAGTCACACCTGAGATAATCAATTAA